The segment TCCCCAGTCTATCCGCAATCTGATAAATATGACCTTTATATTCGACCAAACCTTTATCGATGAATTTATTTAGAAAATCTTCAGAAAAAACATCTTCCAGTGGCATGATAATGCTCTTGTCGCTGTTCTTCAGTTTCATCACTTCAAAAGCACCGAGATTGTCGGAAGGACCGTAAACAAGTTCCGGACCTCCGCCGGTAAACGCTGCTGCAGCCTGGTAACCTGTTCGCAGTTCCTCTGTTCCTTTATGCAGAACAATTACTTCGATTTCAGGATTTTTTTCTATAAATTCTGCTACTAATTCTTTCAGGAGCGGTTCTTTTGCCGGTTCCATCTGATGCCAGAGATGGATTTTCAGAATATCCTCTTTTTTGCAGGACAAAAGTAGTAATGCTAATCCTATAAAAATTAATATCTTTTTCATTCGTTTCTCTGAATATTTTAGAAAATCTATAATTAATCACTGATTTTAGTGTCAATGTTTTTTTTGCTTTACATTAATCAAAAAAAAAATAAATTGTCTTGTTGAAAATTATAGGAGGAATTTAAAGATGAAAAAATTATCTTTTTTAGTAATTTTAATTGTGGTTTTTAGTTTGAATCTTTTCTCAACCTCGATTGGTTGGGGAAATTTACAGTGGCCATTTTCAATCTCCATAGTTCAAGGTGAGACGACAGAAAATATTTACGGTCAGGTTTGGATGGCTGGAGTGACTGATTCTCCCGGTGAAGGAGAAGGAATAACTGCAGAATTAGGTTACGGAACTGATGGCTCGACTCCAGATGAAACCTGGACTTGGTTTGCTGCATCATATTTTGGAGATGCAGGTGGTGGCAGTAATGATGAGTATATTTATAATCTCGTGTGTTCTATGGCAGCGGGAGAATACGATTATACATATCGTTATCAATTTACAGGAGATACGGATTATTATTATGCTGCTGAAATCGGAAATCTAACTGTAAATGATGCGCCACCACCAACTTATGATGTTACTTTTCAGGTTGATATGCAGCACCAGACAGTTTCCGAGGATGGTGTTTTTCTTGCCGGAAGTTTTAATGGTTGGAATCCTACTGCAACACCAATGGATCCACCAACTCGAGATAATGTTTATACTGTAACATTAGAATTGGAATCAGCTTATTACGAATACAAATATATAAACGGAAGTGAATGGGAAAGTATTTCAAATCGAACCATAACAACTCCGGAAGAAAATCATGTCATTCCGGTCGTTTTCTTTAATGATTTTGCCGGTGGAACATCTCAAGCAGTCGATGTTACATTTCAGGTTTATATGGGAGAATTAGATTCGAGTTGGTATGCTGGAGGTGTTTCTGTTCAAGGAAGTGTTTCACCTCTCGACTGGACTCCGGGAAGCAAACGTCTAACTGATCCTGATGAAGATTTGGTTTATACTGCTACCATTACATTTCCTGCAGGTTCAGCCTTTGATGTCGATTATAAATTCACGAGGGATGATGGAGTTGCAAGAACCTGGTGGTGGGAAGATTGCAATAACAGACCTTTTACGATCGATGATTCTGCTCCTACTCAAATTTTAGATTTGAATTACTGGAATGATACTCTTCCGGTTCCCCAAAATGTAACAACTACAATCAATGTAAATGATGTTGAAATCTACTGGGATGCTGTTTTTGGTGATCCTTCTTATAATGTTTATCGTTCAGAAGATCCTTATGGTGATTTTGGAACTCCGATAAATCCACTTCCTTTGAATACAAACACCTATAACGACGAAAACGCCGCTTTGGTTGATAAATATTTCTATGAAGTTAAAGCAATAATCGAATAAAAAATATTTTCTTATTGACAGGTTTTTTGATAAAAAAGAAAAGAGGAATTGAAAATTAAATTAGGAGGAGATATGAAAAAAATTATTTTGTTAACTGTCTTTTTAATTTCTGTTTCATTGTTATTGGGAGGACCATATACTACCCCAACAATTGATGGTGACCTTTCTGATTGGGATCTGGATGAACTTCGAGTTGATGATCCTACAACTGATTCTGCCTGGGGTTCAGGAAATGAATTTGATAATTTATGGGTTACCTGGGATGCTGTAAATTTGTATGTCGGAATTGAATATACAGCATCAGATAACGCTATGATAGTTTATTTTGATATGGGAATTACAGGCGGAGAAACAGATTTTAATAGTGGTAACGGCTATGCTGGCGCATATCCCAGAAATATCACTTTTGATAGTGCAGATGATATCGACCTGATGATTGCAAGCTGGAATAGTGGTTCTCCGTGGGTCTGGAACATTGTTGATAATGCATCTAATGAGATTGGTGGTAGTTGTGTAATTGCCGGAACAACAACAGCGGAACTTGCAATTCCATGGCTTAGTATTTATGGAGATTTAACACCTTGTATTGTTCCAACAGGAGCAGTAATAAAGGCTGTTGGAGTAATTGCTGGTGGTGATAATTGGGGAGCTTGTGATTCAGCACCTGATAATTCCGATACTAATGGAGATGGAGGTCCCGATCATCTTACAAATTTATGGACTACAAATCTTGACTCGAATCCGGAAGATTGTATTCCTGATTTTGAACCTCCCACACCGGTAATACTCTCTTCCTTCACCGCAGAATATGTAAACAGCTCTCTCAATCTAAATTGGACTACCCAATCTGAATCAGATAATGCCGGCTGGAATATTTATCGGTCAGATAATGAAATTTTGGATTATGCTGAACAGATCAATAATGTCATGATTGAAGGTGCTGGAACAACGAGTGAACCTACTGAATATACATTTGTTGATGAAAATCCTGTTGTGGTTGAAAATACTTACTGGTACTGGATCGAAAGTCTGGATGGAGCAGGAACAACACAAAATTATGGTCCGATATCAATCACAATTCCTTCGATTAACGAAGATGATCCAACTCCACCAGACAGTGAGAATCCCTTTGCATTACAAAATTATCCGAATCCTTTTTCTCAAAGTACGGAAATAAGTTTCATTCCAAAAGAAGAGGGCTACACAGAAATTTCCATTTATAATACAAAAGGACAGAAAATAATTACCTTATTCAGCAATAATATCACAGAAGTTGATAAAAGGATTTCTGTTACCTGGAATGGTTTGGATGAATCAGGAAATCGTGTTCTTTCCGGAATTTATTTTTCAGTTCTTAAAATTGGTAATAGCATTTACACAAAAAAACTGGTAATCACAAAATAATATTACCAAGAAAGTAAAATCGTATTTAACTGCTCCTGTTTGAGTTAGGAGCAGTTTTTAGGTTTTATTTAAAGATTAAATAACTAAAAAATAAAAAAAAATAAAAAAACAATTGACACAATATGCACCCTTATAGTTTTTTTGCACCGAGGTAAAAATATAGATGTGAATTTTGAGAAGAATATAAATTTTATCCTTTGAGGAGGGATTATGAAAAGATTTGTTTTTTGTTTTTTATTGACTTTTTTAGTTTTTAATCTGGTTAATGCAGCCGATATGACTTTTACTGACGATACAGGCCCATATCAAACTGTTGATTTTAATGATACGCTTTATTTAAGTAAGTTCAATCCAGCCTGGGGAACTTTGAATATTGTTCAACTTACGGAAATTGCTTACACGATTCATGATATAACAATCACAAATAATGATGCTGTAGGAAGAACGATCTGGGCTACTGTCCGTTTTCCAATTGAATTTGATGTTAATATCGCAGGACTTACTGAAGATCCTGATCTAACAGTTATTTCGTATGCATCGACATATCCAGGATCATGGTTTGAACCGGATGAAACGAAAGTTGTTTATGATGTGGAAGGTTCTGATTCCGAAACACTTACATATTTTTTATCTTCCGATTTAGCTAAATTCACCGGCACCGGTAATTTCGCTATTGATATTCAAACTGATGCTTCTAATACCGAATATGGTTTTGGGGGAGCGTCGAATGTTACGATTGTTGCCACAACAGATGCAAGAGCAGAAGTCCGGGTCAAGTATTATTATGATGAACCTGTACCCGTTGAGCTTTCGACATTCATGGCTCGTTACATCGATAATGCACCATCGATTTATTGGACCACTCAGACAGAATCGGATAATTCAGGATTTAATATTTATCGGGGAGAATCTTATGATGCTCTTGAAAACGACGAAGCCATGCAAATTAATTCGTTGATGATCCCGGGAGCAGGAACAACATTTGAACCAACTGATTATTCTTTCATCGATGAATATCCTGTTGAAATTAATAACACATACTGGTATTGGATTGAGAGCAAAGACGGTTCTGGAGAAACTGACGGTTACGGTCCGATTTCAATAACTATTCCTGATGTAAATGACAATCCTGATTTTATACCGGAAATTAATACTAATGACTTCTATAATTATCCAAACCCATTTTATCCGCAAACCAGTATTAAATTTGCCATGAAAGAAGCAGGATTTGCTGATCTAACAATTTACAATACAAAAGGTCAGAAAGTAAAAACATTATTTTCAGGTGATATTTCAGCAGATAATTTAACCCGAGAAGTTGCATGGAATGGAAAAGACAGTTCAGGAAGAGAGGTTATGTCAGGTATTTATCTTTATGTGCTGAAAACTGATTCAAATACTTATACCAAGAAGATGATCTTAACGAAATAATCTTCAAATACAAAAGAGTTTAGAAGCCCTGATTTTTCAGGGCTTTTTTTGTTTCAAGATTTTCATATTGACATAAAATCATAAATTAAAAGTATCACTCGCAAGAATAATTCAATTGTTGGAGGAAATCAATGGCACAAGTTGTTGTCGAGAAAGTAGATAAATTTTATGAAAATGGTTTTCATGCGGTCAAAAATGCTAATTTCATCGCTGAAGATAAAGAATTCGTAATTCTGGTAGGACCTTCAGGCTGCGGAAAATCAACAACTTTAAGAATGATAGCAGGTCTGGAAGATATCAGTTCAGGAGAGATCAAGATCGGTGATCGAGTTGTTAATAATATTCAGCCGAAAGACCGCGATATTGCGATGGTCTTCCAGAATTATGCACTTTATCCTCACATGACTGTTTTTGACAATATGGCTTTTGCCTTGAAGCTGAGAAAATTCAAAAAAGACGACATAAAAAATACTGTGACGGAATCTGCTAAACTTCTGGGAATCGAAGAGCTTCTCGATCGCAAGCCAAAACAACTTTCCGGGGGACAAAGACAGAGAGTTGCGTTAGGAAGAGCGATCGTTCGTCATCCTAAAGTATTTCTTTTCGATGAACCTCTTTCCAATCTCGATGCAAAACTTCGAGTTCAGATGCGG is part of the Candidatus Cloacimonadota bacterium genome and harbors:
- a CDS encoding T9SS type A sorting domain-containing protein encodes the protein MKKIILLTVFLISVSLLLGGPYTTPTIDGDLSDWDLDELRVDDPTTDSAWGSGNEFDNLWVTWDAVNLYVGIEYTASDNAMIVYFDMGITGGETDFNSGNGYAGAYPRNITFDSADDIDLMIASWNSGSPWVWNIVDNASNEIGGSCVIAGTTTAELAIPWLSIYGDLTPCIVPTGAVIKAVGVIAGGDNWGACDSAPDNSDTNGDGGPDHLTNLWTTNLDSNPEDCIPDFEPPTPVILSSFTAEYVNSSLNLNWTTQSESDNAGWNIYRSDNEILDYAEQINNVMIEGAGTTSEPTEYTFVDENPVVVENTYWYWIESLDGAGTTQNYGPISITIPSINEDDPTPPDSENPFALQNYPNPFSQSTEISFIPKEEGYTEISIYNTKGQKIITLFSNNITEVDKRISVTWNGLDESGNRVLSGIYFSVLKIGNSIYTKKLVITK
- a CDS encoding T9SS type A sorting domain-containing protein, producing the protein MKRFVFCFLLTFLVFNLVNAADMTFTDDTGPYQTVDFNDTLYLSKFNPAWGTLNIVQLTEIAYTIHDITITNNDAVGRTIWATVRFPIEFDVNIAGLTEDPDLTVISYASTYPGSWFEPDETKVVYDVEGSDSETLTYFLSSDLAKFTGTGNFAIDIQTDASNTEYGFGGASNVTIVATTDARAEVRVKYYYDEPVPVELSTFMARYIDNAPSIYWTTQTESDNSGFNIYRGESYDALENDEAMQINSLMIPGAGTTFEPTDYSFIDEYPVEINNTYWYWIESKDGSGETDGYGPISITIPDVNDNPDFIPEINTNDFYNYPNPFYPQTSIKFAMKEAGFADLTIYNTKGQKVKTLFSGDISADNLTREVAWNGKDSSGREVMSGIYLYVLKTDSNTYTKKMILTK